From Epinephelus lanceolatus isolate andai-2023 chromosome 23, ASM4190304v1, whole genome shotgun sequence:
TacaaaatcctcacatttaaacAACTGTTACTTGGGAATGTTTGATGGTTTTTGCTTCataaatgacttaaatgattaattaacTATCAAAATTGTCAACCGACTTATCAATCCAGCATTAAATGAAATACACAGAACATTAgacataaatacatataaaacataaattgaAAGAGACAGCAATGCCTGTAGCCATGGCGACATACTGTCACTGAGTCCACATTTACAAGCCACTGTTACATGACGtgtctttcttcctctgtgtcctcGTCAGGTTGAGGACAACGTGACCGTCATCCTGCTCAGTGAAATCGTCTGGGACAAGTTCAGACCAAACACCGGCTGTTTCGAGCCCCTTCTGCTCCATTTCCCCGACTACAGTAAAGGTATTATCGTTCATGCACTCGCACACGCTATATCAGCCAGTGTCATGAATAAACTCCCTCCACGCTGCATAATAATGACGTGCACTTGGCGAATGCGGTGTGAGATTTGTACCTGCGATTTTGTTCTAACACTTCAGGCAGCGATTGTGGAGGAACGTTGCATTATCAAACACCACTGTATAAAATCAGCACTTTACAGGGGGTGAATCGTTGTGTACGATATGTGAGACCAGACATTGCTTTTTATAATACCTCAGTGTCATTGgtgttctgtgtgtctgtgtgttcatgtatttGAAGGTGAGCTACAGCAGATTTTGTCCCAGGACAGACATCCTTCATATTCCACTGAGTTTTACTCGTCCTACATCAACATCCTGCTGGGAGTCTTTTACTCGGTCTGTCGGGACCTCAGAGAGCTGCGCCACCtggtcagacacacagacaacacacacattcatagctcagtaaagatttttcattgttttgattttctttcacTCTTTGATCATCGATTTCTCTTTATTCTCTTTTCAACCAGGCTGCCCTCAACTTCTCAAAGTTCTGCGAGCCATTAGCAGAAGGAAAAGGTAAAGCACACGGAGGCGTATTCATTCATCTGACAGCTGATCAATATTTAAAGATACCTTATTTCTCccttttctttgtgtttatttgaagaGAGAGCTCTCTATCATGTTGAAATGCCCTTAAGCTGTTTTAACGTTTTAATAGTTATTTCTTTAAAATTgcgttattgatttttttttttttttggccaactGGGGCGAAGCTTTGAACACAGTGTTGACATATTATCTCCATATAAAGCtggtgaatgtgaatgtgttaGCAAACTTATATACACATCCTCCATACACATAGCAACATAAGTTGGCCGATCACAGTTCTTACATTCCTCGTGTGGTTACCTGGTAGGAGGGGCACGTCAGAAACAGCGCAGGTACAGCAAAACCCCTAAATACAGAAGTGTAAATGAACCTTAAGATGAAAAAGTGCTGTTCttgtagctctgttttggtcccCTCTTGGTCTGGTGTGACAAAAATATCTAGATCTTTAGCTGCTGGGTGATCAGCTTCCATCTCGGCTAGTCgctaactttgtgtgtgtgccagttaGGGTTCGGTACTTTTCACTTTTACACCGATACTGTTACCAGGGGTGCTGGAGTggtcatgggagtttgcccatccagtctacatgtgctttgtggatttggagaaggcttacgacagTGAAACCGCTGGATTGCCCCCTTCGGGTTGGGGGTAggttactgccccaagcgaggGAGCCCAGGTATCTCGGGGTcctgttcatgagtgagggtagaatggagcttctgcagtgatgaggGCGCGGATGCGGCCTGTCATGGTGATCAGGAAGCTGAACctgaaggcgaagctttcgatttactggtccatctacaccccaaccctcacctatggtcatgagctctgggtagtgaccgacaGAATGGGATCACGGATGCAAGCGGCCGATAtaagtttcctccgtggggtggctgggttCAGCCTTAGAGATGGGGTGAGGAAGTTGGACATCTGGAAAGAGCTCGGAGGAGAGCTGCCGCTCACATTAGAGGTGTAAGAcccagacccagaacacactggaggaattacatatctcatctggcgtgggaacaccttggggtaccccaggaggagctggaaagcgttcaAGGTTTCCAGTATACGTGTTGACTCGGCCTGAGACTCGGCAGAGTCTGGTGATAACTCTCTATGGGTTCATTACTACAACCTTCATTACATCTTATACATTATACAGTCATTTAATCCATTTGTCCTTCCTGTTTACATTCCTTTATTAATAAGCAAACCTTGAACTCGTCATATGctgtaactgtgtttttacAACAGTACTGCTGTGTTTTACGTCCTCAGTGAAAgagactgacacacacaagcTGTGGAGAAACATCGAACCCCATCTGAAAAAAGCCATGCAGACTGTTTACCTGCGAGAAGTGTCCAGGTCTGTGTCCCTTACATCAGCCTGCTAATGAACCGTGTCACTTTTGATCTAACCACTCATTCTAGTAGTTCTGCTTGTTTACTGCCATCTGGCAAACAACACGATCAAGCGTGATTACTGAGCGCTGTGTTTTATTGTCATAGTTATTGTCCTCTCCTGTCTCTGTTCAGCCTTCAGTGGGAGCAGATGCAGCAaatggaggagaaggagaacgGAGCCGTGAGAGGTACCAACACACACTGAGCGCTGTGGCACTGTGACGTTTGCAGAGCAGATGTTAAACTGTAAAACAGCTGATAGGGTGCAGTGACACCCTGGATTCATGCTAAAATTGTGACTTATTTTTAACAGCATATCTGTGCATCACACCAAATATAAATCACATTATCACCAAATCTCTGGGTTGCGCTGAACATCATGATGTTCTGTGTGAAAGTGTATTTAGTTTTCTGGATATACGGTGCATCTGACACGTTGCATTTATTTCCCCTCAGGTTTATCTGCTCACACTCATGTTGAACTGCCTTATTACTCCAAGTTCCTGCTGATCGCTGCCTACCTGGCATCCTACAACCCTGCCCGCACAGATAAACGCTTCTTTGTAAAGGTACAGGAATTTTATCTGACAAGGTGTGAGAATCTCCCGTTAATTTATGCCTCTGTAGTTCTTTCTTATTGGAATCAAGAGTCTGAGGATAGACAGTATTGTGTGTTGTACAtattgtaaagccctctgaggcaggTTGGTTATTTGTGATTCATGCAGATTAaattgttttgtcttgtgtggATTGATAAGTTTGACATGCCTTTGTTTCCTCCCCACAGCACCATGGTAAAATAAGGAAAACAAACTTCttgaagaaaaatgaaaaggtGATTATCTTAACATCAACACAGGCTTTGACTCACAGGTTTTAGATATAACCTCTTATTTTAGTATCAATATATTCTGTCTCTTTTGCTAGACAAGTAACCACCTTCTGGGACCAAAGCCGTTTCCTCTGGACCGCCTGCTCGCCATTTTCTACAGCGTGGTGGACAGCAGAGTCACCCCCACTGCCAGCATCTTCTCCCAGGTCAGCGTCCAATCATATTTACGCTACAACCACACgtatacatttttgtttgaaaacacataaatattgctgTGTTAACACCTAGCGTCCACACTACTTCGGCATTTTGGAATCCCTAAAATGGAGACCTTTGACAACACTGCTGACCCTATTTTAGTTTGTAAACTCCACGGTTGTGTTTTAGTCTGGATTGGTGGAAACAGAGACTTTGGAAACGATGCTTACTGATTGGGTCTTATCAGTCACAACGGATCGAGCCCACAGCAGCAGAAGTGCTTGGCTGTTGAGCAGCACTTGTTGGTGGACTTGCTGCAGTTTTGACCCAGATTGTCATGCTCTCAGTGTAGTCGCTGGGATGTTTGTAGTATTTCTCATCCTGGTCGGCACCAACTGACGCCATATTTTGCAGACCGTCTTTGTCCGTGCGTCGTCACCTTTCAAGTAGCCAAACCACTTTCAAATTACTGACATTGTGTAACCTTTTTTAGCCACAATTCCGTGTGTTTTTGAGGATAATGGAAGCTCTTCTTCAGCTTCACTGATGCTTTGCTCCTCACTTCCATTCATTTGCCCCTTTTTTCATTATGTCCACGCTACTTTCAATTCCTCTTCACCTAAAAATGGGCGTGTACAATGACGCGCATCACTTAACACtgcagactgactgacagcggtGTGTTAACTTCTGCTGCTTGACAAGCTGTTTGGATTTATCTGGGTCTGTCCATATCAAGTAAAAATGACTATagtttatcatcatcatcaacatacATTTTATTGTGATCCTGATTCTAAATAGTTTTATCACCCAGCTCTACCGCCCatcatctactgtaggtaatacactgaccatGCATATGCACCTGACACAACCTctcttcaaaagatctgaactgtGCTTTTTTGTGGATAGTCTGAGATTACTAgactaataaaataaagatgaacGATGTCAGCACAACACTTAAATTATCCATCCAAAACTTCAGTAGTTTGGATGGCTCAAACTCAATAATTGTCTGTATACATGCCTCTTACTGCTTTTTCAACATGACCGGTTCTGTTAGAGTTAAACTGAGCTCTGAAGTGCTTTAATTTTGTCCTTCATTTAGTCCTGTGGCGCTTGTAATCTTTCCAGTGATTGTGGCTCCCAAACATAGCTGCAGGAAGTGTAATGGGTCTGTAAAGTGGCTTCTACCgaagataaaaaaatatttaatacatGCTTTTTCCCCATTTTCCAGATAAGCAAATGAAAGAGAATGGACACTATGATAATAAgggttttaaatgacattttttccatTACTATGTGCTAATGGCACACTGTTTTGTGTTAAACCAAGCCTAATGACCACAGTGCCTCTGATGACAGTTTTCTATCCATATGGTCATGAGTTGCGGGATCCGTGGCCAAATGCTGATCTATTTATGGCCCTGAGCATGAAATGGTTTTAGGAAATTAGCCCCGACCCATATCTGTGCAACTGGCTCTCTCTATCGCTTAGTGCCACACATCAAAGTGAGGAAAAGCTGTGTTTAAAGAAGTGGAACAGAGAGTCATTTCATGTTTCCCCTCTGTTCTCCATTTAGATCTCGTCTCTGGTGACCCTGCAGCTGTTGACTCAGGTCAGCCACGACGACCAGCTCGACGCCCCCAAGTACAAATGTGCCGTTTCTATGGACTTCATCTGTGCCAtctccaggtgtgtgtgtgtgtgtgtgtgtgtgaatatgactGAGGCTAAAGCCCAATTATTCAAGTGACTTGACCTTTTTTGTTAGTAatagtgtgttttgtgtgatttATCTTCCAGGACGGTGAATTTTGAAATTGTCAAGTACCTTTATGACTTCCTGTGAGGCTGCTGAGAACAAAGGAGAGATGACACACAGTGACTGTAAGACAAAAGGGGGATTTATACATTTAGAGATAAGCAGAATGAGGAGCTCAGACCATTGTAGGAAATTTTGTGGAGGAAAATTCAT
This genomic window contains:
- the orc5 gene encoding origin recognition complex subunit 5, translated to MSAPLQHPGYEEEKLQRVSEQLPCRGVQAGMLLSLMGQPHQYSYPSIFIYGHRASGKSHVMHVLLKELELPHTTVSCVECVSVALLFEQVLLSFFGCDAASLLPRSPSLSDFVRIYRQQRSQSPAKQTRYIVIEKAELLRDTDANLLPALLRLQELVEDNVTVILLSEIVWDKFRPNTGCFEPLLLHFPDYSKGELQQILSQDRHPSYSTEFYSSYINILLGVFYSVCRDLRELRHLAALNFSKFCEPLAEGKVKETDTHKLWRNIEPHLKKAMQTVYLREVSSLQWEQMQQMEEKENGAVRGLSAHTHVELPYYSKFLLIAAYLASYNPARTDKRFFVKHHGKIRKTNFLKKNEKTSNHLLGPKPFPLDRLLAIFYSVVDSRVTPTASIFSQISSLVTLQLLTQVSHDDQLDAPKYKCAVSMDFICAISRTVNFEIVKYLYDFL